A region from the Phycisphaeraceae bacterium genome encodes:
- the shc gene encoding squalene--hopene cyclase, translating into MKSPSLPDVVLSTAEASVETLASPIPVGASVKETTSTVSTALLRRAFKQLHRSVNTLLSEQKPEGYWCAELQGDSILESEYILLKWIIEQEHDPRLPLIANYLRSLQTPEGSWVQYPGAKHDLSATVKGYFALKLMGDDPNAPHMKRARDLIRNLGGAELCNSFTKFYLAALGQVRYDAVPSIPPEIVFLPKWFYFNLDKVSAWTRTMITPLSIVATHKHCRKRPLTPEQSIDELYLNQKARHRLLASGDAHRTWATIFLSLDRVIKVVDRFGMTPLRRRALKRIEQWLVDHTERSDGLGAIFPPMVYITIALRCLGYPDDHPLLLAAERHLDDLMIHDEANNQIRIQPCHSPIWDTGIALYALSEAGLTGVEEPLRRCADWLVQKECRQPGDWVTHARHAVEPSGWYFEFNNGFYPDVDDTAMVAMALHRIGSPDALLAARRGVNWLLALQNDDGGWAAFDRNTHNRSLYEHVPFADHNAIQDPSCPDITGRTLECLGHHGFEPSHPSVQKAIKFIRSKQEPEGCWFGRWGVNYIYGSWQVLCGLRTIGQSMQADWVLKAGQWLRSVQKPDGSFGESADTYENRALMGIGPSTPSQTAWGTMAMLAVYGPNDLGVQRGITWLLDHQLESGTWDEPWFTGTGFPKVFYLRYHLYRLYFPVMCIGRWLKMQGNPESNQA; encoded by the coding sequence ATGAAGAGTCCTTCCTTGCCAGATGTTGTTCTTTCTACCGCGGAAGCCTCCGTCGAGACTCTTGCCTCCCCTATCCCAGTTGGCGCGTCCGTCAAGGAAACAACTTCAACGGTATCAACCGCGTTGCTTCGTCGCGCCTTCAAGCAACTGCACAGATCTGTCAATACTCTGCTGAGCGAACAGAAGCCTGAAGGTTACTGGTGTGCAGAATTACAAGGCGATTCCATTCTCGAAAGCGAGTACATCCTCCTTAAGTGGATTATCGAGCAGGAACACGATCCACGGCTTCCTCTGATCGCCAACTACTTACGAAGTCTTCAGACGCCCGAGGGTTCATGGGTGCAGTACCCCGGAGCCAAGCACGATCTAAGTGCTACGGTCAAAGGCTATTTTGCTCTCAAGCTCATGGGCGACGATCCCAATGCGCCGCACATGAAGCGTGCCCGTGATCTGATTCGTAATCTTGGTGGTGCGGAGTTGTGCAATAGTTTTACGAAGTTTTACTTGGCTGCGCTGGGTCAGGTGCGATACGACGCAGTACCGTCGATCCCGCCTGAGATCGTATTTCTTCCAAAATGGTTTTATTTCAACCTTGACAAAGTCAGTGCGTGGACGCGCACGATGATCACACCGCTATCGATCGTCGCGACTCACAAGCACTGTCGAAAACGGCCATTGACGCCTGAGCAGAGCATTGATGAGCTTTATCTCAATCAGAAAGCCCGCCATCGTCTCTTGGCCAGCGGTGATGCTCATCGCACATGGGCGACCATTTTTTTATCTCTCGATCGAGTGATAAAGGTTGTGGACCGTTTCGGCATGACACCGCTCCGCCGTCGCGCCTTGAAGCGTATTGAACAGTGGCTTGTGGACCATACGGAGCGATCCGATGGCCTGGGAGCGATCTTCCCGCCAATGGTCTATATCACTATTGCGTTACGGTGCCTTGGCTATCCCGATGATCACCCGCTTCTATTAGCTGCGGAAAGGCATCTCGATGATCTCATGATCCATGATGAGGCGAATAATCAAATTCGCATTCAGCCCTGCCACAGTCCGATCTGGGATACGGGGATTGCACTTTACGCCCTAAGTGAGGCAGGGCTAACAGGTGTTGAAGAACCATTGCGACGTTGTGCTGACTGGCTTGTACAGAAGGAATGTCGTCAACCCGGCGATTGGGTGACCCATGCGCGACATGCAGTGGAGCCTAGTGGCTGGTATTTCGAATTCAATAATGGGTTCTACCCAGATGTGGACGACACCGCGATGGTAGCGATGGCACTCCATCGTATTGGTAGCCCTGACGCACTGCTTGCTGCCCGTCGTGGAGTGAACTGGCTACTGGCATTACAGAACGATGACGGCGGTTGGGCGGCCTTCGATCGTAACACACATAATCGTTCACTTTATGAACACGTACCCTTCGCAGACCACAACGCGATTCAGGATCCAAGTTGCCCCGACATCACCGGTCGTACACTCGAGTGTTTAGGACATCATGGCTTCGAGCCCAGCCACCCTTCCGTACAAAAAGCGATTAAATTTATTCGCTCCAAGCAGGAACCGGAAGGCTGCTGGTTTGGCCGCTGGGGTGTGAACTATATCTACGGAAGCTGGCAGGTACTCTGCGGCTTGAGAACCATTGGTCAGAGCATGCAGGCCGATTGGGTGCTCAAGGCAGGACAGTGGCTTCGCAGCGTACAGAAACCTGACGGCTCATTCGGTGAATCAGCAGACACTTATGAAAACCGCGCTCTGATGGGTATCGGACCATCAACTCCAAGCCAGACCGCATGGGGCACGATGGCGATGCTGGCCGTGTACGGTCCAAATGATCTCGGTGTGCAACGAGGTATTACCTGGCTGCTTGATCATCAACTGGAATCTGGCACGTGGGATGAGCCGTGGTTTACCGGTACGGGTTTCCCTAAAGTGTTCTACCTGCGCTATCACCTCTACCGCCTCTACTTCCCCGTGATGTGCATCGGTCGTTGGTTAAAGATGCAGGGGAATCCGGAAAGCAACCAAGCGTGA
- a CDS encoding protein arginine kinase — MNLRQLTDHAGEWLRGAGPHSEIVISSRIRLARNIAGYPFVGHASRRQQLDLLDRCKNEVMSGRLADNVLWVDLVESTDLDRLLLVERHLISRQHAQAGAELSRAVGVGADETFAIMVNEEDHLRIQVLRSGMQLSEAFDQINRIDDVLENTLDFAYSRRFGYLTACPTNAGTGIRVSVMLHLPALKLTGEIEKVRRAARDMHLAVRGMFGEGSDALGDLYQVSNQTTLGRTEQEILADFQNTVVPQIIAYEQQARQALLRQRLSQLDDRVWRAWALLTNARVMGSEEVLGLFSHLRLGVNLGRIDRVDIRTLNELFLLTQPAHLQKLTGHEMAPAARREARATLIRQRLNDR, encoded by the coding sequence ATGAATCTGAGGCAGTTAACAGATCACGCTGGCGAATGGCTCCGTGGCGCAGGCCCTCATAGTGAAATTGTCATTTCAAGCCGAATTCGTCTGGCTCGTAATATCGCTGGGTATCCGTTTGTGGGTCATGCTAGTCGCAGACAACAGCTCGATCTGCTCGATCGGTGTAAAAATGAGGTGATGAGCGGACGGCTCGCAGATAATGTGCTCTGGGTTGATCTGGTTGAAAGCACAGATCTCGATCGTCTCTTGCTTGTCGAACGGCATCTGATCAGTCGGCAGCATGCTCAGGCCGGGGCCGAACTTTCACGAGCCGTAGGCGTCGGAGCGGATGAAACCTTCGCCATTATGGTTAACGAGGAGGACCATCTCCGCATCCAGGTTCTCCGCAGCGGCATGCAATTGTCAGAAGCTTTTGACCAGATCAATCGGATTGATGACGTACTCGAAAATACACTCGACTTTGCTTACAGCCGTCGCTTTGGTTATCTCACTGCGTGTCCAACAAATGCAGGTACGGGTATCCGTGTGAGTGTCATGCTTCACCTGCCTGCGCTCAAACTCACAGGGGAGATTGAGAAAGTGCGCCGTGCAGCTCGCGACATGCACCTGGCGGTACGAGGAATGTTCGGAGAGGGATCAGATGCTCTCGGCGATCTCTATCAAGTTTCAAACCAGACAACTCTTGGTCGAACTGAACAGGAAATCCTCGCTGATTTTCAAAACACCGTAGTTCCACAAATCATCGCTTACGAACAACAGGCGCGGCAGGCACTCCTGCGACAGCGTCTCTCGCAGCTCGATGACAGAGTATGGCGTGCATGGGCGCTTCTCACCAATGCTCGTGTCATGGGTAGCGAGGAAGTGCTGGGCCTTTTCAGCCATCTGAGACTGGGTGTGAATCTCGGCAGAATCGACCGAGTCGATATTCGTACGCTTAACGAGCTATTTCTGCTTACACAGCCGGCGCATCTTCAGAAGCTCACCGGTCACGAAATGGCTCCTGCTGCACGACGTGAAGCACGTGCGACTTTGATTCGCCAGCGATTGAACGACCGATAG
- a CDS encoding UvrB/UvrC motif-containing protein: protein MGLKRKCDLCAKDAVHHEVSIIKGQKVEKHLCEDHAAEQGVVKSFTSHTPINELLTNFVKKHSGMTTQTEIVCDNCGMTFAKFREHGLLGCPQCYTAFDAVLSPLIERAHEGATHHIGKVPRRAGPGEQRQNDLLLMRKRLAEAVAAEDYELAARLRDDLRKFEGQPS from the coding sequence ATGGGCCTCAAACGTAAATGTGACCTTTGCGCCAAAGATGCAGTGCATCACGAGGTATCGATTATCAAAGGTCAGAAGGTCGAAAAGCACCTTTGCGAAGACCACGCAGCAGAACAAGGCGTGGTTAAATCCTTCACCTCGCACACCCCGATCAATGAACTATTGACCAATTTCGTGAAAAAACACAGCGGGATGACGACGCAGACTGAGATCGTCTGCGACAACTGCGGAATGACATTCGCAAAGTTCCGGGAGCATGGCTTGCTGGGTTGCCCACAATGCTATACCGCTTTTGATGCGGTGCTCTCACCTTTAATCGAGCGTGCACATGAGGGGGCAACGCACCATATTGGTAAAGTGCCACGGCGTGCCGGGCCGGGAGAGCAGCGACAAAACGATCTTTTACTGATGCGTAAGCGGCTGGCGGAAGCAGTCGCGGCTGAAGACTATGAATTAGCAGCTCGACTTCGCGATGACCTGAGAAAATTTGAGGGACAACCCTCATGA
- the lpxA gene encoding acyl-ACP--UDP-N-acetylglucosamine O-acyltransferase, whose translation MPKIHPSSIVDPQAKLAEDVEIGPWCMVRGAVQIGKGTRLLERVSLKGPLILGERNVLYPNVSLGYEPQDWKFNLETAGAGTVIGDANLFREGVTVHRATGTKPTTIGHRNMFMVNSHAGHDVVVGNDCTLANGALLAGHVTIEDRVILGGGAGVHQFCRLGRMSMLGGGAVLVQDLPPFCLVITSRAVAGLNLVGLRRAGLRDNIAALREAFTVLYRQRLPLPRAIEVLEANPTVTCDSMGQELIAFVKTSKRGITSFIPSGRMMASEET comes from the coding sequence ATGCCAAAGATTCACCCCAGCAGCATTGTGGATCCGCAAGCCAAGTTGGCTGAAGATGTCGAAATTGGACCGTGGTGTATGGTGCGCGGTGCTGTACAAATCGGCAAGGGCACGCGATTGCTCGAACGTGTATCTTTAAAAGGGCCGCTCATTCTTGGAGAGAGGAATGTTCTTTATCCCAACGTCTCACTGGGGTATGAACCACAGGACTGGAAGTTTAATCTTGAAACAGCCGGCGCAGGCACGGTGATCGGGGATGCTAATCTATTTCGCGAAGGGGTAACTGTTCATCGTGCTACGGGCACTAAACCGACGACGATTGGTCACCGCAACATGTTTATGGTTAACAGCCATGCAGGCCATGATGTCGTGGTAGGAAATGATTGCACTCTGGCAAATGGAGCCTTGCTGGCAGGGCATGTGACAATAGAAGATCGTGTCATTCTCGGCGGAGGGGCAGGGGTTCACCAATTCTGCCGATTAGGTCGGATGTCAATGCTCGGCGGTGGGGCAGTACTTGTACAGGATCTTCCACCCTTCTGCTTGGTCATTACTTCACGGGCTGTGGCAGGATTGAATCTGGTGGGACTCCGCCGTGCCGGACTGCGTGACAATATTGCTGCCTTACGTGAAGCCTTTACGGTCCTTTACCGCCAGCGATTACCTCTCCCTCGTGCGATTGAAGTGCTGGAAGCCAATCCCACGGTGACTTGTGACTCCATGGGGCAGGAACTGATCGCTTTTGTGAAAACGTCAAAACGGGGAATAACCTCATTCATCCCAAGCGGCCGGATGATGGCGTCAGAGGAAACATGA
- a CDS encoding phosphatidylserine decarboxylase, whose translation MKLTLYGRREWITIILLSAIISGLGVWFRWWWLSGVSVIFAFVLLSFFRDPNRRIPTQKGIMVSPADGKISSIHHLDHFEPLSGPATCIRIFLSVADVHVNRAPCHGQVASISPKPGLYLNALNPKSAEVNESNLLVLVHPIKRTPIAAVRQVSGLIARTIVCGVNVGDTLQRGQRFGMIKFGSTTELYIPDAARPEVSVRQGQMVKGGESILAQVNPSLFPEPSGTTAITIDHAAV comes from the coding sequence ATGAAGCTTACTCTTTACGGACGACGAGAATGGATTACGATCATTTTACTTAGCGCAATCATTTCTGGCCTTGGTGTCTGGTTTCGTTGGTGGTGGCTCAGTGGCGTATCTGTTATCTTTGCATTTGTACTGCTCAGCTTCTTTCGCGATCCTAACCGCCGGATACCGACACAGAAAGGAATCATGGTCAGCCCCGCTGATGGAAAGATCAGTTCCATCCACCACCTTGACCACTTTGAGCCACTCTCAGGACCGGCCACATGTATTCGTATTTTTCTCAGCGTGGCTGATGTACATGTAAATCGTGCCCCCTGCCACGGACAGGTAGCCTCGATCTCGCCCAAACCTGGCCTATACCTCAACGCCCTCAATCCCAAAAGTGCGGAAGTTAACGAGTCCAATCTCTTAGTACTCGTCCATCCGATTAAGCGCACTCCCATCGCCGCGGTCCGTCAGGTTTCCGGCCTTATTGCCAGAACTATCGTATGTGGCGTGAACGTGGGTGATACGCTCCAGCGCGGCCAACGATTTGGCATGATCAAGTTCGGATCAACAACCGAGCTTTATATTCCTGATGCTGCCCGCCCGGAAGTCTCGGTACGACAAGGCCAGATGGTTAAAGGCGGAGAATCAATTTTAGCACAAGTAAATCCAAGTCTTTTCCCAGAGCCTTCAGGGACCACTGCTATAACCATAGATCATGCTGCGGTCTAG
- a CDS encoding extracellular solute-binding protein, whose translation MKDWLPRIFIVSLLAVIIGVPFLLHPEASDDSSAETPLSSDSDDLRLILLSPHNEQIRYEIARSFNRWRRAQNKAEIIFDWRSSGGTSDLRKQVITEFENAARNGQKGIGKDLFFGGGDVEHNILAAGTVIKRGDQFEKIEISDTIDLSPDLFEKAFPQPRIADIPLYHPEKKWVGIVLSSFGIVFNRDLLRMYHTSEPRTWADLATPELEGWVALADPSHSGSTAAAYNAILRRLGWTEGWLTLRQMFGNARYFTSSATKVPVDISAGEAAMGMSIDFYGRFQAGAIGGDRVGYVDPLFMSAITPDPITLLRGAPHRELALEFIAWLISPEAQALWQRRVGTPGGPEKFALRRQPIRRDMYNDAEMKLWADQIKPYELAKELPPGMPDFYRTVAPITQAMAIDVQDDLKAAWVALLTHPTHPNRAEAEKAFYAMPEELTLTWPDEDLALNWFVVMSDQSHPRHDEAVNILTTFMKSYEDQYRGERNKDRLLVARLRWTQYFRNQYRQVVQLLK comes from the coding sequence GTGAAAGACTGGCTCCCCCGTATCTTCATTGTCTCCCTGCTGGCGGTCATCATCGGAGTACCGTTTCTTCTCCATCCAGAGGCAAGCGATGACAGTTCGGCTGAGACACCCTTATCAAGTGATAGTGACGACCTCCGTTTGATCCTGCTCTCGCCTCACAACGAGCAAATCCGTTATGAAATCGCTCGTAGTTTCAATCGATGGCGTCGTGCTCAAAATAAAGCGGAAATTATTTTTGACTGGCGCAGTTCCGGTGGAACGAGTGATCTACGCAAACAAGTCATTACCGAGTTTGAAAACGCAGCTCGCAACGGACAAAAGGGTATCGGCAAAGATCTGTTTTTTGGTGGCGGTGATGTAGAACACAACATCCTTGCTGCAGGAACTGTCATTAAGCGCGGTGATCAATTTGAAAAAATAGAGATCAGTGACACGATTGATTTGTCTCCTGATCTATTTGAAAAAGCTTTCCCACAACCGAGGATCGCTGACATTCCGCTTTACCATCCAGAAAAAAAATGGGTGGGGATCGTACTTTCGAGTTTCGGGATTGTCTTTAATCGCGATCTGCTTCGGATGTACCACACCTCCGAGCCGCGTACTTGGGCTGATCTTGCGACACCTGAGCTTGAGGGCTGGGTGGCGTTGGCAGACCCTTCGCATTCGGGATCAACGGCGGCGGCGTATAACGCAATTCTTCGCCGACTTGGCTGGACCGAAGGCTGGTTAACACTACGACAGATGTTTGGAAACGCCAGGTACTTCACTTCCAGTGCGACCAAAGTGCCGGTTGATATCTCTGCCGGTGAAGCGGCCATGGGAATGTCCATTGATTTTTACGGACGTTTTCAAGCGGGTGCCATAGGCGGCGACCGAGTGGGATACGTCGATCCGCTGTTTATGAGTGCCATCACTCCGGATCCGATTACTTTGTTGCGAGGCGCGCCGCATCGTGAGTTGGCACTGGAGTTCATTGCATGGCTTATTTCCCCCGAAGCTCAAGCACTCTGGCAGCGTCGCGTCGGAACTCCTGGAGGCCCGGAGAAGTTTGCCTTGCGACGCCAACCGATCCGACGTGATATGTACAACGATGCAGAGATGAAGCTTTGGGCAGACCAGATCAAACCTTACGAGCTCGCGAAGGAACTACCGCCTGGCATGCCAGACTTCTACCGTACAGTCGCTCCGATTACACAGGCAATGGCCATTGATGTACAGGATGACCTTAAAGCTGCGTGGGTAGCCTTGCTCACGCATCCCACACATCCAAATCGGGCGGAGGCGGAGAAGGCTTTCTACGCAATGCCCGAGGAATTGACACTGACATGGCCTGACGAAGACCTCGCGTTAAATTGGTTCGTGGTGATGTCCGACCAATCGCATCCACGTCATGACGAGGCCGTCAATATTTTGACTACCTTCATGAAGTCTTACGAAGACCAATATCGAGGCGAGAGAAACAAGGATCGTCTGCTTGTTGCCAGATTGAGATGGACTCAATATTTTCGCAACCAATATCGACAAGTCGTGCAACTACTCAAGTAA
- a CDS encoding glycerate kinase translates to MANLPIAHGGHHVLSKEPAVIDNFRRMKVLIAPDKFKGSLTASNAAKAMARGVRRAVATAQIDECPIADGGEGTVDALISATQGERIQTYVSQPHPPFRRTVMATWGVLGGGMNVVVIEMAAASGLVLVPAAERDPTKTSTYGTGELILAAAERGAKKIIVGIGGSATNDGGCGAAQALGVRFVTHAGSAITLPITGGMLCDIAGIDTSQVARCIREMEIIVACDVRNPLTGLDGASAIYGSQKGATPDQVVALDRGLTHLAMLWRKELGKEVEAMPGAGAAGGLGGGLVAFLGARLQSGAELILTAVHFRERVRGCDLCLTGEGTLDEQSFSGKACTAVAQAAQEADVRTIALVGSMNITADQARHAGLSEVYVIGKGLTVEQSMRRAPELVEQAAYHVTMQWLSTSRR, encoded by the coding sequence ATGGCAAATCTTCCAATCGCCCATGGAGGGCATCACGTCCTTTCCAAAGAGCCTGCTGTGATCGACAATTTCAGACGTATGAAGGTTCTCATCGCACCGGATAAATTCAAGGGTTCACTTACCGCGTCAAACGCAGCCAAGGCAATGGCGCGAGGAGTAAGACGCGCAGTTGCGACTGCACAAATCGATGAGTGTCCTATTGCGGATGGCGGTGAAGGCACCGTTGATGCTCTGATCTCCGCAACCCAGGGAGAACGAATACAAACCTATGTATCTCAGCCACATCCGCCCTTCAGACGAACCGTTATGGCAACATGGGGTGTGCTCGGCGGTGGGATGAATGTCGTTGTCATTGAGATGGCTGCAGCTTCAGGGCTGGTTCTGGTTCCGGCTGCGGAACGTGATCCTACGAAAACCAGCACCTACGGCACTGGTGAGCTTATCCTTGCTGCAGCCGAACGAGGCGCGAAAAAGATTATCGTCGGGATCGGCGGTAGTGCGACCAATGACGGCGGGTGCGGAGCAGCGCAGGCACTGGGTGTTCGCTTTGTGACTCACGCTGGCAGTGCGATCACATTACCCATCACAGGCGGTATGCTTTGTGATATCGCAGGAATAGACACGTCGCAGGTCGCCCGCTGCATACGTGAAATGGAAATCATCGTGGCATGTGATGTACGCAACCCACTCACTGGGCTAGATGGAGCATCCGCGATATACGGATCGCAAAAGGGAGCAACCCCGGATCAGGTAGTAGCACTGGATCGCGGCCTAACTCATCTGGCGATGCTTTGGCGTAAAGAACTCGGTAAAGAGGTGGAAGCAATGCCAGGTGCAGGAGCAGCGGGAGGGCTGGGTGGAGGTCTCGTCGCATTTCTAGGTGCCAGACTCCAGTCGGGAGCGGAGCTTATTCTCACAGCGGTTCATTTCCGTGAGAGGGTGAGGGGTTGTGACCTCTGTCTTACCGGAGAAGGGACGCTCGATGAACAATCTTTTTCAGGCAAAGCTTGCACGGCAGTGGCGCAGGCTGCGCAAGAAGCGGACGTGCGGACCATCGCCTTGGTCGGCAGTATGAATATCACCGCTGATCAGGCCCGTCATGCTGGGCTTTCGGAAGTTTACGTAATAGGCAAAGGATTAACGGTTGAGCAATCTATGCGTCGCGCCCCCGAATTGGTCGAGCAGGCCGCATATCACGTGACGATGCAATGGTTGTCGACAAGTCGAAGATGA
- a CDS encoding carbohydrate-binding family 9-like protein, whose amino-acid sequence MRRASKTIVDIPYTSQFTVNGRGDHPSWEKAEAIPMPCRQELQDAADYKTWFKALWSPMGVYFLIDCADQLLTCTGLPDNGNLWVEDVAEVFIWPDETVSTYFEYCISPMGNEIPILCPDIDGEHIPWLPWNYQGRRRVQKAVTVRGGEQKPGAKVTGWTSEFFIPYHLLAPLRNARAEVGMTWRANVYRIDYDGTMIRYFAWKHVGQSFHKYMNFPTLRFCK is encoded by the coding sequence GTGCGTCGCGCCAGTAAAACGATCGTAGATATTCCTTACACATCCCAATTCACTGTGAATGGCCGCGGCGATCATCCGTCGTGGGAAAAGGCCGAGGCTATTCCAATGCCCTGCCGTCAGGAGTTGCAGGATGCCGCTGACTACAAGACATGGTTTAAGGCTCTATGGTCCCCGATGGGTGTTTATTTTCTGATTGACTGTGCGGACCAACTGCTCACCTGTACCGGTCTTCCTGATAACGGAAATCTTTGGGTCGAAGATGTGGCTGAGGTATTCATCTGGCCAGATGAAACTGTCTCGACGTATTTTGAATATTGCATCAGTCCGATGGGCAACGAGATTCCCATTTTGTGTCCAGATATTGACGGCGAACACATTCCCTGGTTGCCGTGGAATTATCAAGGCCGACGCCGGGTACAAAAGGCGGTCACCGTCCGCGGCGGCGAACAGAAGCCCGGTGCTAAAGTTACGGGCTGGACCTCAGAGTTTTTTATCCCTTACCACCTTCTCGCACCGCTTCGTAACGCTCGTGCTGAGGTCGGCATGACATGGCGTGCTAATGTCTATCGTATTGATTACGACGGAACCATGATCCGCTATTTCGCGTGGAAGCACGTCGGTCAAAGTTTTCATAAATACATGAACTTCCCGACACTGCGATTTTGCAAGTGA